A window of Candidatus Nitrosotenuis uzonensis genomic DNA:
GTGCGTTAAATGCAAGCGTCCTAAAGTCAGAAGACTCGACAAAGTCAAGGTTAAAATCGTGTTTGACGCCTGTCGGGGCTGCTGCCGTCGGTGCTGCTGCCTTGGGGCCTACTATGATTTTGCCTTCCATGCCAAGCTCGCGGTGGCCTGGCACTGTGCAGATATAGTAGAATGTACCCTCGCTTGTCGGTATGAATTCCGACTTGCCGCTCTCGTTTGGCTTTAGCGGGTTTGAGGCACTTCCTATTTCTGTTCCTGCAAGTATGCTGCCAAAGCCCTCAGTTGCCGGCGTTACGCCAAATGAATGGAACGAGATACCGCCGTTTGTCACATCGAATGTAACTTTATCACCCACGTTTGCCTGGATGTCAGGGTTGTGCCCTTCTTGCCCTGGAAGCGCGTTAAATGCAAGCGTCCTAAAGTCTGAAGACTCGACAAATCTCAAAGTTACTGGAATTGTCTTTCCTGTTGCAACTGCAGGAGGTGCTGCTGGTCCAGTCATCTGGTTTCCTGGAGGCATAGATATCCAGTAATCCCAAAAGGCAAAAAACAAAATTCCTCCGGCTATGCACACACCGCACATTATTGCCATCATCTTTGCAGTTCTTGCCGGTGTTGTCCTGTAGATTGGTTCTGTGTGTGACATTTTCTATCTCCTAGTGGTGCGGGTTCTTTGCCTGGTGTGGGAAGTAGTATTTTCCGCCAAGGCCCCACGGGTCATCCATGTTTGCTTCCTTGCCCTTTGCGGAACTGTATATCATGTTAAATATCCAAAGAACCATTCCTGCGCCAATGAGCATTGCGCCAACGGATGCAATTTGGTTCATCACAATGTATTCAGGTAACGGCAGATAGTCAAAGACTCTCCTTGGCATTCCGTACAATCCAAGTACGTGCTGTGTAAAGAATACCATCACAGTTCCGATAAAGGCGGTGATAAAGTGCGCCTTGCCCATTGCCTCGTTGTACATTCTTCCAGTTACAAACGGGAACATGTAGTATAGGAATCCTATTGAGCCAAATGCTATTGTTCCCATCACAAACAGGTGGAAGTGTCCTACCACCCAGTAAGAGTCGTGCGTGATAAAGTCAAACGGCATTGCAGAGTTTGCCACGCCTCCTGCTCCTGCAGAGAAGAACAGTGCAATTCCTCCTACTGCCCACATCATCGGGGTTGCGAACCTGATTCTTCCGCCCCACATTGTAGCTAAAAAGTTGAAAACGTGCATTGCAGATGCCGGCACTGCCGCCAGGGTTCCGATCATAAATACTGTCTTTTCTGTAAACGACATGCCGGTCGCATACATGTGGTGTGCCCATGATGAGAATCCAACTATACTGAGCATGACAAATGCAAAGATTCCTGACGAGTGCGAGAATATCGGCTTTCTTGAGAATCTTGGTATTATCTCATACATCATGCCGATTGCAGGAATTACCAGCACGTATACTTCTGGGTGGAATGTGAACCAGAACAGGTGTTGGTACGCTATCGGGTCTCCTCCCTTGGCAGGATCGAAAAATCCGGTTACTCCGAGCCTGTCAGTTAGTAGCATTACAAGGGCTGCTGCAAATGTAGGCACTGCCACTATTATGATAAGCGATGATGAGAGGAACGACCATGCAAGCAAAGGAGTCTTGCTGAGCGGCAGGTCAGGGTGC
This region includes:
- a CDS encoding plastocyanin/azurin family copper-binding protein codes for the protein MSHTEPIYRTTPARTAKMMAIMCGVCIAGGILFFAFWDYWISMPPGNQMTGPAAPPAVATGKTIPVTLRFVESSDFRTLAFNALPGQEGHNPDIQANVGDKVTFDVTNGGISFHSFGVTPATEGFGSILAGTEIGSASNPLKPNESGKSEFIPTSEGTFYYICTVPGHRELGMEGKIIVGPKAAAPTAAAPTGVKHDFNLDFVESSDFRTLAFNALPNEQGHNPDVTVKSGDSVTIKSTNNGVSFHSFGIVTNPDDPSSVVWNSAIGSATKPLKPHESGQVTFTAGAPGTYYYICTVPGHAALGMKGSFIVE
- a CDS encoding cytochrome c oxidase subunit I, with the protein product MVLELHKPRPIWQIMFSTHHTDVGLLYLIMSLTFFFMGGALALGIRAELFYPGSQIISDSMTFNRMFTVHGTTLIFLFLLPFASAVGNYFVPIMVRYKDMAYPKLNAIAFWMIPPGGALIWLGFADFTWYATPPYSAISSPGPAADMWIFAQKILGVSSILGAINFIVTILKCKHPDLPLSKTPLLAWSFLSSSLIIIVAVPTFAAALVMLLTDRLGVTGFFDPAKGGDPIAYQHLFWFTFHPEVYVLVIPAIGMMYEIIPRFSRKPIFSHSSGIFAFVMLSIVGFSSWAHHMYATGMSFTEKTVFMIGTLAAVPASAMHVFNFLATMWGGRIRFATPMMWAVGGIALFFSAGAGGVANSAMPFDFITHDSYWVVGHFHLFVMGTIAFGSIGFLYYMFPFVTGRMYNEAMGKAHFITAFIGTVMVFFTQHVLGLYGMPRRVFDYLPLPEYIVMNQIASVGAMLIGAGMVLWIFNMIYSSAKGKEANMDDPWGLGGKYYFPHQAKNPHH